A single region of the Chryseobacterium culicis genome encodes:
- a CDS encoding Pycsar system effector family protein, with protein sequence MSILHKAKNYVEILFKDKLSSVYFYHNFIHTAYTVNKAEEIMKNTPVSEEDQEKVLVALWFHDTGYIECALNHEERSVEVMKAFLHQENYPENYITDVEKLILATKIHYEPQNLLEKIVKDADFSHFAGHDYSDISDALRKEWELTNVRCFSNEEWNAGNLDMLKNKHTFYTDYAKENWEPLKKKNIKKIEKKLEKEEEKKDNKKDSAEGKKEKEKSDRSVDTLFRVTLNNHTRLSDIADSKANILLSVNAIIISVCLSVLVPKLDAPKNSHLILPSFILLLSSVFTIIFAILSTKPNVTKTTFTPQDIANRKVNLLFFGNFQQMLFDDYNNAMKDLIKDRDYIYDSMVKDLYYLGKVLDRKYKLLSITYKIFMAGIIISVLSFGMAFLSL encoded by the coding sequence ATGAGCATTCTACACAAAGCTAAAAATTATGTTGAAATCTTATTCAAAGATAAGTTATCTTCAGTATATTTTTATCATAATTTTATCCATACTGCCTATACTGTCAATAAGGCGGAGGAAATCATGAAAAATACTCCTGTTTCTGAAGAGGATCAGGAGAAGGTACTTGTTGCGTTATGGTTTCATGATACAGGGTATATAGAGTGTGCTCTGAACCATGAGGAAAGGAGCGTGGAGGTGATGAAAGCCTTTTTACACCAGGAAAACTATCCGGAAAACTATATTACAGATGTTGAAAAACTGATTCTGGCTACGAAAATACATTATGAACCTCAGAATTTGCTTGAGAAAATTGTAAAGGATGCTGATTTCAGTCATTTTGCCGGTCATGATTACAGCGATATTTCCGATGCTTTGAGAAAAGAATGGGAACTGACCAATGTAAGATGTTTTTCCAATGAAGAATGGAATGCCGGAAATCTTGATATGCTGAAAAACAAGCATACTTTTTATACGGATTATGCCAAAGAAAACTGGGAGCCCCTGAAAAAGAAAAACATCAAAAAGATAGAAAAGAAATTGGAAAAAGAAGAAGAGAAAAAAGATAATAAAAAGGATAGCGCAGAGGGTAAAAAGGAAAAAGAAAAATCAGACAGAAGTGTGGATACTTTATTCAGGGTAACCCTGAACAACCATACAAGGCTGAGTGATATTGCAGACAGTAAAGCCAATATTCTTTTATCTGTAAATGCCATTATCATTTCAGTTTGTCTTTCTGTATTGGTTCCAAAGCTGGATGCCCCTAAAAATTCACATCTGATTCTTCCGAGTTTTATACTATTGCTATCCAGTGTATTTACGATCATATTTGCCATTCTGTCTACAAAACCCAATGTGACGAAAACAACGTTTACTCCACAGGATATTGCCAACAGAAAAGTAAATCTGCTGTTCTTCGGAAACTTTCAGCAGATGTTATTTGATGATTATAACAATGCTATGAAAGACCTTATTAAAGACAGGGATTATATCTATGATTCTATGGTGAAGGATCTGTATTATCTTGGAAAAGTGCTGGATAGGAAATATAAACTTTTATCCATTACCTATAAGATTTTTATGGCAGGGATTATTATTTCCGTTTTATCTTTCGGAATGGCTTTTCTTAGTCTTTAA